The following are encoded together in the Pleurocapsa sp. FMAR1 genome:
- a CDS encoding MBL fold metallo-hydrolase produces MKKCLSGLVTLAIAIFTTSASYASEVKITPVGSHDGEFCARDRALIFEDPNGTRLLFDAGQTVAGGQDKRLGNINVVLLSHVHGDHLGDRRISTVNAGKCAKPEANEDVTPSSNTVDIAVAKQAKIVVGSEMASFLAHKVEASGGNPDSVKLVRFGASVDVGGVKITTVPAVHSNGLSGEFIEGELGENLETAGLTAYVGPPTGYILTFSNGLVVYLSGDTGVTAEQETVVRNQYSASLAVINIGDTYTTGPKEAAYVINELIQPTSAIASHANEAATQDGIVVPGTKTDLFIQATDVPVYVPLSGKTMEFDEVGQCIAGCQELAK; encoded by the coding sequence ATGAAAAAATGCTTATCAGGGTTAGTTACGTTGGCAATTGCTATTTTCACCACCTCTGCCAGTTATGCTTCTGAGGTAAAGATTACACCAGTAGGTAGTCATGATGGAGAATTTTGCGCTCGCGATCGCGCCTTAATCTTTGAAGATCCTAATGGTACGCGCCTCCTGTTCGATGCAGGGCAAACCGTTGCTGGAGGTCAGGATAAGCGTTTGGGCAATATAAATGTGGTTTTATTAAGTCACGTCCACGGAGATCATTTAGGCGATCGCCGTATCTCAACAGTCAATGCAGGTAAATGTGCCAAACCAGAAGCCAATGAAGATGTCACCCCTAGTTCTAATACCGTCGATATTGCCGTAGCCAAGCAAGCTAAAATTGTCGTCGGTAGTGAGATGGCTAGTTTTTTGGCGCATAAAGTTGAAGCTTCAGGCGGAAACCCTGATTCTGTAAAGCTTGTCCGTTTTGGTGCTTCTGTAGATGTTGGCGGGGTAAAAATTACCACTGTCCCCGCAGTTCACTCGAATGGATTGAGTGGTGAATTTATTGAAGGCGAGTTGGGAGAAAATTTAGAAACTGCTGGTCTTACTGCCTATGTTGGACCACCGACTGGTTATATACTCACATTTAGTAATGGTCTAGTAGTGTATTTATCAGGCGATACTGGTGTTACCGCAGAGCAAGAAACAGTGGTGCGGAATCAATATAGTGCTTCGTTGGCAGTAATTAATATTGGTGATACGTATACCACAGGACCAAAAGAAGCGGCATATGTAATTAATGAATTGATTCAACCGACTTCTGCGATCGCTTCTCATGCCAATGAAGCTGCTACACAAGATGGAATAGTTGTTCCAGGTACAAAGACAGATTTGTTTATCCAAGCTACCGATGTGCCTGTCTATGTTCCTTTAAGCGGTAAAACAATGGAGTTTGATGAAGTAGGACAATGTATCGCTGGATGCCAGGAATTAGCAAAGTGA
- a CDS encoding efflux RND transporter permease subunit: MKTSPPSNVSISAVAIRQHIGTLMLTLAVIVVGVFFIFNLQVDLLPSITYPRIGLRVNVPGVSPEVAVDEVTRPLEEGLAATEGVVQIFSQTREGQVSINLYFQPGGNIDRALNDATAAFNRARSNLPDTVEEPRLYKVDPSQLPVYELALTSKSLDPLQLRVFADEELARELGVVEGVAVVDVSGGVEEEVRVLIDLSRLQALGVGLNDVLTELEETNQDISGGRILGGLNEPLTRVVGRFEDAQEILDLSFEVDDSTAAETDNNSISPQRVYLRDFAQVIDGQADQRIFVFLNEQPAVKLSIQKQPEANTIQVVEGIKQRIEQLRQTGIVPEDMELVATLDESVFIRNAISNVAGAGLIGAGLAAIAVLLFLGSLRQTVIVVSAIPLAALAAIILMKLFGLSLNVFSLGGLAVGVGIVVDNSIVMLENIAEGAGMTPGKDAKTRLNSQQLIEQSISSSQEVESALVASTSTNLVSVLPFLLIGGFISLLFNELVLTVSFAVAASILVAITVVPMLASRLLGIRKSSKIGRFWLLQAFNRQFEAATRRYGIMLKQVLQRRLLVIGLTFLLLGGSSFLIIGQVPQEILPRIDTGQARLFAQFPPGTPLATNRRVMAKVDRILLAQPETEYVFTTSGGFLFGSNTSENSLRGSSTITLKPDTDVEAYVSRVSAEFDKLNLVDIRLRVSPGEVRGLILSNSPVRGDVDIILQGDNTQVLEGAGQQVLNTLEQRATLSSFRPDADPRQPEIQIRLNRDRAAELNLNVQDIGNTLETAIAGSVPTQLQRGNRLVDVRVELEEVFIRRPSQLAQIPLFIEDSSSLVRLGDVARIEFGQAPGEIQRINQRQVYLITGSLNEDADLSQALAELEQIFQAIDLPEGVSRLPSSAAQSNQEIQSSFAVLGGLAAFLVFVVMAVLYNSLVDPLVIMFTLPLALAGGIWGLFLTQTAIGITVIVGAVLLVGIVVNNAIILVELANQIREREQCDRATAILQAAPQRLRPILMTTITTVVGMFPLALGLGQGGEFLQPLGIVVFSGLALATLLTLFIIPCFYILLHDLVDRISGKKRSPIKF; encoded by the coding sequence ATGAAAACTTCTCCTCCCTCCAATGTTAGTATCAGTGCCGTTGCCATTCGCCAACACATCGGCACTCTGATGTTAACTCTAGCGGTAATTGTGGTTGGCGTATTTTTTATATTTAATCTTCAAGTAGACTTACTACCGTCTATTACTTACCCACGCATTGGCTTGAGAGTTAATGTACCTGGGGTTTCTCCCGAAGTTGCAGTAGATGAAGTAACTCGACCTTTAGAAGAAGGACTAGCTGCTACTGAAGGTGTAGTACAAATTTTTTCGCAAACTCGCGAAGGGCAGGTAAGTATAAACCTTTACTTTCAACCAGGGGGGAATATCGATCGCGCTTTAAACGATGCTACTGCTGCTTTTAATCGGGCGCGATCTAACTTACCAGATACAGTTGAAGAACCAAGGCTGTATAAAGTCGATCCTTCTCAATTACCTGTTTACGAACTGGCATTGACCTCTAAATCTTTAGATCCTTTACAATTACGTGTGTTTGCTGATGAAGAACTGGCGCGGGAACTGGGAGTCGTTGAGGGTGTAGCCGTGGTTGATGTCTCAGGAGGTGTAGAAGAAGAAGTAAGGGTTTTAATCGATCTCAGTCGGCTTCAGGCTTTGGGCGTAGGGTTAAATGATGTTCTCACCGAATTAGAAGAAACTAATCAAGATATATCTGGCGGACGAATTCTGGGAGGGCTTAACGAACCTTTGACTCGTGTAGTGGGAAGGTTTGAGGATGCCCAGGAAATTCTCGATCTCTCTTTTGAAGTGGATGATTCGACAGCAGCAGAGACGGACAATAACTCAATCTCTCCCCAGCGCGTATATCTACGGGATTTTGCCCAGGTTATTGATGGTCAAGCCGACCAGCGAATTTTTGTGTTTCTCAACGAACAGCCTGCCGTGAAACTCAGCATTCAAAAGCAGCCTGAAGCCAATACGATTCAGGTCGTAGAGGGAATCAAACAGCGAATTGAACAGTTACGACAAACGGGGATAGTTCCCGAAGATATGGAATTGGTTGCTACCCTCGACGAATCGGTCTTTATTCGTAATGCCATTAGCAATGTCGCAGGTGCTGGTTTGATTGGTGCGGGGCTAGCAGCGATCGCCGTTTTGCTGTTCCTCGGTTCACTCCGTCAAACGGTGATCGTCGTTTCGGCAATTCCTCTAGCAGCACTAGCAGCAATTATTTTGATGAAGCTGTTTGGCTTGTCTCTCAATGTGTTTAGCCTGGGCGGATTGGCAGTAGGAGTCGGTATTGTGGTCGATAACTCTATTGTCATGTTAGAAAACATCGCCGAGGGTGCGGGGATGACCCCAGGTAAAGATGCCAAGACGCGACTCAATTCTCAGCAGTTGATCGAGCAATCAATCTCTAGCAGTCAGGAGGTTGAATCGGCTTTGGTTGCTTCTACCAGTACTAACTTAGTTTCCGTTTTGCCTTTTTTGCTCATTGGTGGTTTTATTTCCCTGCTGTTTAATGAATTGGTGCTTACCGTTAGTTTTGCAGTGGCTGCCTCAATTTTGGTAGCAATAACAGTAGTCCCAATGCTTGCTTCTCGTTTGCTGGGGATTCGCAAATCGAGTAAAATTGGGCGTTTTTGGTTACTACAAGCCTTTAATCGTCAATTTGAGGCTGCTACCAGACGCTACGGCATAATGCTTAAACAAGTTTTGCAACGGCGGTTGCTAGTAATTGGCTTAACTTTCTTACTGCTGGGTGGCAGTAGTTTTTTAATTATCGGTCAAGTTCCTCAAGAGATTTTGCCTCGGATCGATACGGGACAGGCGAGATTGTTTGCCCAATTTCCTCCAGGAACTCCCCTAGCCACAAATCGCCGAGTTATGGCAAAAGTAGATCGGATTTTACTAGCGCAGCCAGAAACAGAATATGTCTTTACTACATCTGGGGGCTTTTTATTTGGTAGCAACACCAGCGAAAACTCCTTGCGCGGTTCTAGCACCATTACTCTCAAACCCGATACAGATGTCGAAGCTTATGTCTCGCGGGTATCAGCCGAATTTGACAAGCTCAACTTAGTTGATATTCGCCTGCGGGTTAGTCCTGGTGAAGTACGGGGCTTGATTTTAAGCAACTCTCCAGTTCGGGGTGATGTCGATATTATCCTTCAAGGAGACAATACTCAAGTTCTTGAAGGGGCAGGACAGCAGGTATTAAATACCTTAGAACAACGAGCAACCTTATCTAGCTTTCGTCCCGATGCCGATCCCCGCCAGCCCGAAATTCAAATTCGCCTAAATCGCGATCGCGCTGCCGAGCTTAACTTAAATGTTCAAGACATTGGTAATACTTTAGAAACGGCGATCGCTGGTTCTGTACCTACTCAACTGCAACGGGGTAATCGTCTGGTAGACGTACGAGTCGAGCTTGAAGAGGTTTTTATTCGTCGCCCTTCTCAACTGGCGCAAATCCCTTTATTTATCGAGGATAGTAGTAGCTTAGTTCGTTTAGGAGATGTTGCCCGCATTGAATTTGGACAAGCCCCTGGAGAAATTCAGCGCATCAATCAACGACAGGTATATTTAATTACAGGTAGCCTTAATGAAGATGCAGATTTGAGTCAAGCCCTGGCTGAACTAGAGCAAATTTTTCAAGCGATCGATCTACCAGAAGGAGTTAGTCGTCTGCCGAGTTCTGCTGCCCAAAGCAATCAAGAAATTCAGTCTTCTTTCGCTGTTTTAGGCGGACTGGCGGCATTTTTAGTGTTTGTAGTAATGGCAGTACTGTATAATTCCCTGGTCGATCCTCTGGTAATTATGTTTACTCTTCCTCTAGCATTAGCGGGAGGAATTTGGGGACTGTTTCTTACCCAAACGGCAATCGGCATAACTGTAATTGTAGGTGCAGTTTTATTAGTCGGCATTGTGGTTAACAACGCAATTATCCTAGTAGAGTTAGCCAATCAAATTCGAGAACGAGAACAATGCGATCGCGCTACGGCAATTTTACAAGCAGCACCACAAAGATTGCGCCCTATTCTGATGACGACTATCACCACTGTAGTCGGGATGTTTCCCTTGGCGTTAGGGCTGGGACAGGGAGGAGAATTTTTGCAACCATTAGGTATTGTGGTCTTTTCGGGATTGGCATTAGCAACCCTACTGACTTTGTTTATTATTCCCTGTTTTTATATACTGCTACACGATTTGGTGGACAGAATTTCGGGTAAAAAGCGATCGCCTATCAAATTTTAA
- a CDS encoding sulfite exporter TauE/SafE family protein, whose protein sequence is MILIVIFFTGIIAGFVDAIAGGGGMIMIPGLIFSGLPVTTAIATNKLCGTCGVLTSSFKFAQAKQVDWQACIYMGIPAVFGSWFGSLSIGFLPKAWAEPIVILLMVAITLFVVFKPNFGLEKADMAIAKTHDSIQIIKLAFFGLIIGFHDGFFGPGAGTFLVFALVSIWSLDFLRGTGSAKVINLMTNLIALISFWILGAISFPEGIFGAVGVAIGAYFGSTFATKKGAKFIKPIFITVTTVLVGKLLWEYFYR, encoded by the coding sequence ATGATACTAATCGTTATCTTTTTCACAGGAATTATAGCTGGCTTTGTAGATGCGATCGCTGGTGGTGGAGGCATGATTATGATTCCAGGCTTAATCTTTAGTGGCTTACCTGTAACAACGGCGATCGCCACTAACAAACTCTGCGGAACTTGTGGTGTGCTGACTAGCTCTTTTAAATTTGCTCAAGCCAAGCAGGTTGATTGGCAAGCCTGTATTTATATGGGTATTCCTGCGGTTTTTGGTTCTTGGTTTGGTAGTCTTTCGATTGGTTTTTTACCTAAAGCTTGGGCAGAACCAATCGTAATTTTATTGATGGTGGCAATTACTTTATTTGTTGTCTTTAAACCTAACTTTGGCTTAGAAAAAGCCGATATGGCGATCGCCAAAACCCATGATTCAATCCAGATTATAAAATTAGCGTTCTTCGGCTTAATTATTGGTTTTCATGATGGTTTTTTTGGGCCAGGGGCAGGTACTTTTTTAGTCTTTGCCTTAGTGTCTATCTGGTCATTAGATTTTCTGCGTGGCACTGGTTCGGCTAAGGTTATCAATCTTATGACTAATCTTATTGCACTCATATCTTTTTGGATTTTGGGTGCAATTAGTTTTCCCGAAGGTATTTTTGGCGCGGTTGGAGTTGCTATTGGTGCTTATTTTGGCTCGACATTCGCTACCAAAAAAGGAGCTAAGTTTATTAAACCGATTTTTATTACCGTTACTACAGTTTTGGTCGGCAAATTACTGTGGGAATATTTTTATCGTTAA
- a CDS encoding cation:proton antiporter has translation MILLNSIDLLAFTDIFQLSNSHLLLTTEIAQADPSIVLAGVLLSAVTIYFAAKLGGEICAAFDFPSVLGELIAGVIVGVSVLHFLVFPEGGIEAGDSLIMQFLQMTTDLSPENVAVTFHLQSEVISLLAEIGVIVLLFEIGLESNLKELMEVGTQALTVAIIGVIAPFAAGTAGLMIIFNIPAIPAIFAGAALTATSIGITSRVLSEMGQLTSKEGQIILGAAVIDDVLGVIVLAVAASLAKTGEVDVGNVIYLIISATGFLVGAILLGNVFNRSFVKIVELLKTRGGLIVPAITFAFVMAYLATAIHLEAILGAFAAGLVLDETDRRKELQRLVEPVSDMLVPIFFIAVGAKTNLGVLNPINPENREGLIIAAFLITVAIIGKVLAGFTVFGQPDLDKLAIGVGMIPRGEVGLVFVAVGASSGVLSPALEAGIVVMVIATTFIAPALLRVVFKSNEETVEASSEIPSVAETTS, from the coding sequence ATGATTTTGCTAAATTCGATTGATTTACTAGCATTCACCGATATATTTCAATTGTCAAATTCTCATCTGTTGCTAACAACTGAAATCGCCCAAGCCGATCCTTCAATTGTCTTGGCGGGGGTGTTGCTTAGTGCCGTTACTATCTATTTTGCTGCCAAACTGGGTGGGGAAATTTGCGCTGCTTTTGATTTTCCTTCCGTTTTGGGAGAACTAATCGCTGGTGTCATTGTCGGTGTTTCTGTTTTACATTTTTTGGTGTTTCCCGAAGGTGGAATTGAAGCGGGTGATTCCCTAATTATGCAGTTTTTGCAAATGACCACGGACTTAAGTCCAGAAAACGTGGCTGTTACTTTTCATCTCCAGTCTGAAGTGATTTCTTTGCTGGCTGAGATTGGAGTTATTGTGCTGTTGTTTGAAATTGGTTTAGAATCCAACCTCAAAGAGTTGATGGAGGTAGGTACTCAGGCTCTTACAGTAGCTATTATTGGCGTAATTGCTCCTTTTGCTGCGGGTACTGCGGGATTGATGATTATTTTTAACATTCCTGCTATTCCTGCAATTTTTGCGGGTGCTGCCCTTACAGCCACTAGCATCGGCATTACTTCTAGAGTACTCTCGGAAATGGGACAGCTAACTTCTAAAGAAGGGCAAATAATTTTAGGTGCTGCGGTAATTGATGATGTCTTGGGGGTAATTGTTTTAGCCGTAGCAGCAAGTTTAGCAAAAACAGGAGAAGTTGATGTTGGTAACGTTATTTATTTGATCATTAGTGCCACTGGATTTTTAGTCGGGGCGATTTTATTAGGTAATGTCTTTAATAGAAGCTTTGTCAAAATAGTCGAGCTATTGAAAACTCGTGGAGGTTTAATAGTTCCTGCTATTACCTTTGCTTTTGTGATGGCATACTTGGCAACTGCAATTCATTTAGAAGCGATTTTGGGAGCATTTGCTGCGGGACTGGTTTTGGATGAAACCGATAGACGGAAAGAATTACAGCGTCTAGTTGAGCCTGTATCGGATATGCTCGTGCCAATCTTTTTTATTGCGGTGGGTGCCAAAACCAACTTAGGCGTGTTGAATCCAATCAACCCTGAGAATAGAGAAGGCTTAATTATCGCTGCTTTTCTAATTACTGTCGCTATTATTGGTAAGGTTTTGGCAGGATTTACTGTATTTGGTCAGCCAGATTTAGACAAGTTGGCGATCGGTGTTGGTATGATTCCCAGAGGAGAAGTGGGTTTAGTGTTTGTGGCGGTTGGTGCATCTAGCGGTGTTTTATCTCCAGCTTTAGAAGCGGGAATTGTGGTCATGGTAATTGCCACTACCTTTATAGCACCTGCTTTGCTGCGGGTTGTCTTTAAGTCGAATGAAGAGACAGTAGAAGCTTCGTCAGAGATACCTTCTGTTGCTGAGACTACTTCGTAA
- a CDS encoding efflux RND transporter periplasmic adaptor subunit: MPSSCGLLPPGDAQIESSSPQEKSASVDVAVARQGSLEKDTEYVGTTFPVREVSLRSRIEGQILDMTADVGDRVEQGQVMVRIDDSISASTVVEAEAQVAALQSEVASLEANVNDARAQVEQARLELKQTQSDAARTSQLFQQGAISEQEAELDRTAVGTAEQALRSVQQQVANRSSAVVAAQRRVAAQEALVAQEQKRQSFTVLTSPVTGSVLERVLEPGDLAQIGDEILRLGDFSQIQVQVQISELELAEIRAGQTAQVQLDAFPKQSFKGKVTQISLAADATARLIPVEVTIPNSDRRIGRGLLARVNFGQQSDKRVVVPETAVARQSVAVKQFVGGVSPLKETVEGQVASEKVKQNNSDSDTATMFILQREGEKAIVTARKVKLGDRANSRIEILSGLEPGEEFVVRSSGDLQNGDRVRLSFISESPQSEL, encoded by the coding sequence TTGCCTTCAAGTTGTGGTTTATTACCTCCTGGAGATGCCCAAATTGAATCTTCTAGTCCTCAAGAAAAATCTGCATCTGTTGATGTGGCGGTAGCTCGTCAAGGCTCATTAGAAAAAGATACCGAGTATGTGGGTACGACTTTTCCAGTACGAGAAGTTTCCTTGCGATCGCGCATTGAAGGACAAATATTAGATATGACAGCAGACGTAGGCGATCGAGTAGAGCAAGGTCAAGTAATGGTACGAATCGACGATTCAATTTCAGCATCTACGGTAGTGGAGGCAGAAGCCCAGGTTGCTGCCCTCCAGTCGGAAGTAGCCAGTTTAGAAGCAAATGTAAACGATGCCCGCGCCCAGGTCGAACAAGCACGACTAGAGCTAAAACAGACGCAGTCTGATGCTGCTAGAACCAGCCAGCTTTTTCAACAAGGGGCGATTTCCGAGCAAGAAGCAGAACTAGATAGAACAGCGGTAGGTACGGCAGAACAAGCATTACGCTCTGTCCAACAGCAAGTAGCCAATCGCTCATCTGCCGTAGTAGCTGCTCAACGTCGCGTGGCGGCACAGGAGGCATTAGTTGCCCAGGAGCAAAAAAGACAGTCATTTACCGTGTTGACTTCTCCTGTAACTGGTTCGGTATTGGAAAGAGTTTTAGAACCAGGAGATTTGGCACAGATAGGTGATGAAATACTGAGATTAGGAGACTTTAGCCAGATTCAGGTACAGGTACAGATTTCCGAATTAGAATTAGCAGAGATTCGGGCGGGACAGACGGCGCAGGTACAGTTAGATGCCTTTCCCAAACAATCGTTTAAGGGAAAAGTGACGCAGATTTCTTTGGCTGCCGATGCTACTGCCCGTTTGATTCCTGTGGAAGTGACTATCCCCAACAGCGATCGCCGTATTGGTAGGGGGTTACTGGCGCGGGTTAATTTTGGTCAACAGAGCGATAAAAGGGTAGTTGTTCCCGAAACAGCAGTTGCGAGACAGTCCGTTGCGGTGAAGCAGTTCGTTGGCGGGGTTTCCCCGCTTAAAGAAACTGTCGAGGGTCAGGTAGCCTCAGAAAAGGTAAAACAAAATAATTCCGACTCAGATACTGCAACCATGTTTATTCTCCAGCGAGAGGGAGAAAAAGCTATAGTTACAGCCCGCAAGGTAAAACTAGGCGATCGCGCTAATTCACGGATAGAAATTCTCTCTGGACTAGAACCAGGAGAAGAATTTGTTGTCCGTAGCAGTGGCGATTTACAGAATGGCGATCGGGTTCGTCTTAGCTTTATATCCGAATCACCACAATCTGAATTATAA
- a CDS encoding DUF4926 domain-containing protein — protein MTLELYSEVALTQNIAEHNLKIGDVATIVDFVPHPQGGEEGCVLEIFNAVGESIAVVTVPISAIKSLSASEILTTRPLKQAI, from the coding sequence ATGACCCTAGAACTATACTCAGAAGTAGCCCTGACTCAAAACATAGCCGAACACAATCTAAAAATTGGAGATGTCGCTACTATAGTTGATTTTGTTCCCCATCCCCAAGGTGGCGAAGAAGGATGCGTATTAGAAATTTTTAACGCCGTAGGAGAATCGATTGCAGTGGTTACTGTTCCTATCTCTGCGATTAAATCTTTGTCAGCCAGCGAAATATTAACTACTCGTCCATTGAAACAAGCCATTTGA
- a CDS encoding DUF6883 domain-containing protein — MKIPVDAIIPEAKLTKYLLVFKPRNDKSQFLAQAGFTLDNWQTLKTALQQLNQFVEAIADRSSEYGTFYNVRGEIQGDNGINLSVVTIWLEQKSDGKFQFITLIPGD, encoded by the coding sequence ATGAAGATTCCTGTTGATGCCATTATTCCCGAAGCAAAACTAACTAAATACTTGCTTGTATTTAAACCCAGAAACGATAAATCTCAATTTTTAGCTCAAGCTGGCTTTACCTTAGACAACTGGCAAACATTAAAAACAGCCCTTCAACAACTCAATCAATTTGTAGAAGCAATAGCAGATAGAAGTAGCGAATACGGAACTTTCTATAATGTGAGAGGAGAGATACAGGGGGACAATGGGATTAATTTATCTGTAGTTACAATTTGGTTAGAACAAAAAAGCGATGGTAAATTTCAATTTATAACTTTGATACCAGGAGATTAA
- a CDS encoding amino acid ABC transporter ATP-binding protein yields the protein MTNFQPQSNLSNTATLETKPIILARDVEKWYDNGFHVLKGVSTTINQGEVVVLMGPSGSGKSTFIRTFNGLEPYQKGSIAIDGTAIAHNNKGIELLRREVGMVFQQFNLFPHLTVLNNITLGPIHLRGLSKSQAKASAMELLEKVGIAHQANKYPGQLSGGQQQRVAIARALAMQPKVMLFDEPTSALDPEMVREVLDVMRSLAESGMTMVCVTHEVGFAREVADRIIFLADGTLVADTTPDEFFNNPKEERLQKFLSQILH from the coding sequence ATGACTAACTTTCAACCGCAATCAAACCTATCAAATACGGCTACCTTAGAAACAAAACCAATTATTCTCGCCCGTGACGTAGAGAAATGGTATGACAATGGTTTTCACGTACTCAAAGGCGTAAGCACAACCATCAATCAAGGTGAGGTTGTCGTGCTAATGGGCCCTTCTGGTTCGGGTAAATCTACCTTCATTCGCACCTTTAACGGTTTAGAACCCTATCAAAAAGGCAGTATCGCCATTGATGGTACTGCGATCGCTCACAATAATAAAGGAATCGAACTATTACGCCGAGAAGTGGGCATGGTATTCCAACAGTTTAATTTGTTTCCCCATTTGACGGTGCTTAATAACATTACTTTAGGACCAATTCACCTGCGAGGCTTATCCAAATCCCAAGCCAAGGCAAGTGCTATGGAACTATTAGAAAAAGTTGGTATTGCCCATCAAGCCAATAAATATCCAGGTCAACTTTCTGGGGGTCAACAACAAAGAGTTGCGATCGCTCGTGCTTTAGCCATGCAGCCTAAAGTGATGCTGTTTGACGAACCTACCAGCGCACTCGATCCAGAAATGGTCAGAGAAGTATTAGATGTTATGCGGAGTCTGGCAGAATCGGGGATGACTATGGTTTGCGTCACTCATGAGGTTGGCTTTGCCCGCGAAGTAGCCGATCGCATTATCTTTCTAGCAGATGGTACTCTGGTTGCTGACACCACGCCCGATGAATTTTTTAATAATCCAAAGGAAGAACGTTTACAAAAGTTTCTCTCTCAAATTTTGCATTAG
- a CDS encoding dicarboxylate/amino acid:cation symporter encodes MTQTQQKSLLIPILIGIIVGILIGGLIPAVGTSVSFIGELFINALLMLVIPLVMTSMITSITGLGDVRQIGGIGGKTIIFYTITTGLAVLLGLLLVNIIQPGIANTEADRIALRGGQVLENVDYSISNNTINLDGATAKKPFDDRYMAILKDQNDIRGTIAPQDKFQNNSLTVTGWTNPAGKTVTPKATGQGIQIDLAIADKVKGKEQSSIGEVLKEVIVGLLPQNLFGAMVDNDVLPLIIFSLLFGGVLTTLGEMGERVIRLVEGLNEAIMRIIDLVLLTAPFGIGALIAGRLGEAGGFTGFASEFASLGKYAFTVIIALLIHGLVVLPLILKFVGKRNPFSYIKRMLPALTTAFSTASSSATLPLSMECVIEKNHVSSRIANFVLPLGATINMDGTALYEAVAAVFIAQIYGIELSFGQIVVIFLTATLAAIGAAGIPEAGLVTMVIVLRAVNIPIEGVSLILVIDWFLDRCRTTVNVWGDCVGAGVVDRLEKGKGTPATVEEPVVVPTAI; translated from the coding sequence ATGACTCAAACACAACAAAAATCATTATTAATACCGATATTGATTGGAATCATTGTCGGTATCTTAATTGGTGGATTAATTCCCGCAGTGGGAACTTCTGTTTCTTTTATTGGGGAACTATTTATTAACGCCTTATTGATGTTAGTAATTCCTTTAGTAATGACCTCAATGATTACTAGCATTACAGGTTTGGGAGATGTTCGTCAAATAGGAGGAATTGGCGGTAAAACAATCATTTTTTACACTATAACCACAGGGTTAGCTGTTTTATTAGGTTTACTTTTGGTTAATATTATTCAGCCAGGAATTGCCAATACTGAAGCAGATCGAATTGCTCTTAGAGGCGGTCAAGTTTTAGAAAATGTTGACTATAGCATAAGCAATAACACGATTAATCTTGATGGCGCAACTGCCAAAAAACCGTTTGACGATCGCTATATGGCGATTCTCAAAGATCAAAACGATATTCGCGGTACAATTGCCCCCCAGGATAAATTTCAAAACAATAGCCTAACGGTAACTGGCTGGACTAATCCAGCAGGAAAAACAGTAACGCCAAAAGCTACAGGTCAGGGAATACAAATAGATTTGGCAATTGCCGACAAAGTAAAAGGGAAAGAACAAAGCTCTATTGGCGAAGTTCTCAAAGAAGTCATTGTTGGTTTATTACCCCAAAATCTTTTTGGAGCAATGGTCGATAATGATGTACTACCATTAATTATTTTCTCTCTACTATTTGGCGGTGTTTTAACTACCTTGGGGGAAATGGGTGAACGAGTGATTCGTCTGGTAGAAGGGCTAAACGAAGCGATAATGAGAATTATCGATTTGGTTTTATTAACCGCCCCTTTCGGCATCGGTGCATTGATTGCAGGACGTTTGGGCGAAGCTGGGGGATTTACTGGCTTTGCTAGCGAGTTTGCCAGTTTGGGTAAATATGCCTTTACGGTGATTATTGCTTTGTTAATTCACGGTTTGGTAGTTTTACCTTTAATCTTAAAATTCGTTGGCAAACGCAATCCTTTTTCGTATATCAAAAGGATGCTACCCGCTTTAACTACGGCTTTTTCTACCGCTTCTAGTTCTGCCACCCTGCCTTTATCGATGGAGTGCGTCATCGAAAAAAACCATGTTTCCTCTAGAATTGCTAATTTTGTCTTGCCTTTGGGGGCGACGATTAATATGGATGGAACTGCTCTCTATGAAGCCGTTGCTGCTGTATTTATCGCCCAAATTTACGGCATTGAATTAAGTTTTGGTCAAATAGTGGTTATTTTCTTGACAGCGACTTTAGCAGCTATCGGTGCAGCAGGAATTCCTGAAGCGGGCTTAGTGACGATGGTAATCGTGCTACGGGCGGTTAATATTCCCATTGAAGGTGTTTCTCTAATTTTAGTAATTGACTGGTTTCTCGATCGCTGTCGCACGACGGTTAATGTCTGGGGCGATTGTGTCGGTGCTGGCGTAGTCGATCGCCTGGAGAAAGGCAAAGGCACACCAGCTACTGTAGAAGAGCCAGTAGTAGTCCCTACTGCTATCTAA